In Rutidosis leptorrhynchoides isolate AG116_Rl617_1_P2 chromosome 2, CSIRO_AGI_Rlap_v1, whole genome shotgun sequence, one genomic interval encodes:
- the LOC139890032 gene encoding uncharacterized protein has product MYTDTGSEVEVLYAHCLFQLPNCVGRKMRQSNAIISRFTSSTEEPIGRLKATVTVGTQLYLRSEVIEFYVVKSVTTTNVILGRQFFRKFGAIASTAHGILKLPTWRGMATVQSTRHTFPGNECTRDRQCAE; this is encoded by the coding sequence ATGTACACCGACACGGGAAGTGAAGTTGAAGTCTTGTATGCCCATTGCCTTTTCCAGCTCCCAAATTGTGTCGGAAGGAAGATGAGGCAATCTAATGCTATCATTTCTAGGTTCACGAGTTCCACTGAAGAACCCATAGGTAGACTCAAGGCAACGGTCACGGTGGGTACTCAACTCTACCTCCGTAGTGAAGTCATCGAATTTTATGTCGTCAAATCTGTGACTACCACAAACGTGATACTAGGAAGACAGTTCTTCAGGAAGTTCGGTGCAATAGCCTCTACCGCTCATGGTATACTCAAACTCCCAACCTGGCGAGGCAtggcaacagttcaatccacccgaCACACTTTCCCCGGGAATGAGTGCACTCGAGATAGGCAATGTGCCGAATAA